GTCGCGGATATTCCCGACGGCGCCGTCATTTTGATCGGCGGCTTCGGCGGGGTGGGCGTTCCCGAGAATTTGCTGGCCGCCATGGCGGATCACCCCGTCCGCGGGCTGACGGTGGTCACCAACCACGCCGGATTCGGAGAGCGCGGCCTCGCGATGCTCTTCGGACAGGGGAAGGTGCGGAAGCTTATCTGCTCCTATGCGTTTCACAAAAACGCGTTCGTCTTCCGGGAACTCTACATGGCGGGAAAGATCGAGCTTGAACAGATCCCCCAGGGCACGATGGCCGAGCGGATACGGGCGGCGGGGGCCGGGATTCCGGCTTTCTACACACCAACCGGCACCGGGACGGCGACGGCCGAGGGCAAGGAAGTGCGCCGCTTCGGGGAGCGCGAAGCCCTGCTCGAGCACGCCCTTCCGGGCGATTTCGCCCTCATCAAGGCGCACCGCGCAGACACGATGGGAAACCTCGCCTATCGCGGCACGGCAGCCAACTTCAATCCCGTGATGGCCGCTGCCGCCGCTGTCACCATCGCCGAGATCGAAGAGATCGTCCAGCCGGGAGAGATCGCGCCCGAGGCCGTGCACACCCCAAGCGTTTACGTGAACCGCATTGTTCAGGGAGAGAGCCTTGACCTCCGATCGGAAACTTGACGACGAAACCAGGGCGCGGATCGCGGCGGCGGCCCTCTCGCCCGATGAGATGGCGCGCCGGGTCGCGCGCGCGATACCGGACGGCACCGTCGTCAACCTCGGGATCGGGAATCCCTCCCTGGTGTCGAACCACGTCTCCCTGGAGCGCGGGATCCTCTTCATGGCGGAAAACGGCATCCTCGGCATCGGCCCCCGGCCGCCGGCGGGTGAGGAGGACAAGGACCTCATCAACGCCTCGCGCGAACCGGTAACCACGATTCCCGGCGCGTCAATCTTCGGGCACGCGGAATCCTTCGCCATGATCCGCGGGGGGCATGTGGACATCGCCGTCCTCGGCGCGCTGCAGGTATCGGCATCGGGCGATCTCGCCAACTGGACGGTGCCCGGCGCCGGCAAGGGAGGCATCGGCGGCGCCATGGACCTCGCCGCAGGAGCGCGGGCGGTCTACGCCATGATGACCCATCTCACGAAAGAAGGAGAATTCAAGATACTCGATGCGGTCAGCTACCCGCTCACCGCGCGCGGGGTGGTGAAAATGCTCTTCACCGACATCGCGCTGATCGAGTTCACCGATGCGGGGCCTCTCCTCCGCGAGGTGGCCGAGGGGCTCTCCCCGGAGGACGTGCAGGCGGCGAGCGGGCCGGCGCTGCGCATCGCCGAGCCGCCGGGGATTTTGCCGCGTGCATCGAGCAGGCCGCCGCGCCCCTGATCGCGCGCGGCTTTACTTTCACCGCTCCGCCGGGGGATCATCTCACTTCCGGCATATTTTCTCGGAACACTGCCGCCGCCTGAATGAAAAGAGGAGCCATCATGTACAGTACGGGCAACGTCATCGTCACCACCATCCATGTCCTTTCTGCCATCCTCGCCGTGGGCGGGGTGGCGTTTGTCCGCTTTGTGGTGCTCCCCTACGCGGCGGGCCTCCCCGAGGCGGACCGCGGCGCTTTCATGCAGGGCATCCGCAAGCGGTTCGTCCCCATCCTGCACGGCTCTTTTCTCCTGCTCATTCTCACGGGGATCCATCACATCACCCGGCTCATCCGCGGCGGGCTGGCCATCTCGCCCGAGCTAATCGTGAAAATCGCTCTCGCCCTCATCATCATCTTCATCGGCCTCGCCCTGACGCTCTCGAAGGGCTTCGAGGGCATGAAGAAAAACCCGAAGATGTGGCTCACGGTGAACCTCACCCTCGCCCTGATCGTCGTTTTTCTCGGCATTCGGGTGACGCACTAGAAAAAGAAAATGCCACTCTTCATCATCGGCGTTCTGGGGCTACCCTCATCGCGCCCCCGTGGCGGCGGTTTTCGGAAGAGTCGGCAGGACAGGGGGTTTTTTCAGGAGCTGGCGCGCCACGTCGATCCGCCCCGAGGAAG
The bacterium DNA segment above includes these coding regions:
- a CDS encoding 3-oxoacid CoA-transferase subunit A, translated to MPSSRPPAKGKVYLSSAEAVADIPDGAVILIGGFGGVGVPENLLAAMADHPVRGLTVVTNHAGFGERGLAMLFGQGKVRKLICSYAFHKNAFVFRELYMAGKIELEQIPQGTMAERIRAAGAGIPAFYTPTGTGTATAEGKEVRRFGEREALLEHALPGDFALIKAHRADTMGNLAYRGTAANFNPVMAAAAAVTIAEIEEIVQPGEIAPEAVHTPSVYVNRIVQGESLDLRSET
- a CDS encoding 3-oxoacid CoA-transferase subunit B, encoding MARRVARAIPDGTVVNLGIGNPSLVSNHVSLERGILFMAENGILGIGPRPPAGEEDKDLINASREPVTTIPGASIFGHAESFAMIRGGHVDIAVLGALQVSASGDLANWTVPGAGKGGIGGAMDLAAGARAVYAMMTHLTKEGEFKILDAVSYPLTARGVVKMLFTDIALIEFTDAGPLLREVAEGLSPEDVQAASGPALRIAEPPGILPRASSRPPRP